The genomic region cacaagaagctgggagggggcacagccaggacagctgacccaaactggccaaagggacattccataccatgtgacgtcatgctcagtacataaactggggggagttggctgggggggcagtaaccgctgcttgggaactggctgggcattggtcggtgggtggtgagcaattgcattgtgcctcACTTAtttggtatattcttttatcgttattattattattattattatttttcccccttccttttctgtcctattaaactgtctttatctcaacccatgaattttacttctccacccccccgattctctcccccatcccactgctggggggtggggtgtgagTGAATGGCtgcatggtgtttagctgcttgccgggCTAAACAGCAACACAAGGAGCAACACAAGGGCGCCTGCAAGAGCTTGCGAGCTGGATACCAATTCCCTTCCGTGGTGCTGGCCACCCCCATGGCACAgcctggcaggagggagaggggcagctggggTGGTCTTGGCACTAGCCAGTGCTACCCTACCCCAGGCAGGGCTTTAGAGCAAAACAACTGGTGCTGAGGGGGTGGTGCCCACCACTGGAGCATTTTGAGGGCTTTCCTTTGACAGCAACTTGGCCCTGTGGACTGGTTGCCCATtgcttgctggaaaaaaaaaatcctctggtGTGATGGCATGTGAAAGGAGTGATGCTGTCCTCTGAAAGGAATGATGTTGGTGCACTCCAAGCCTGCCCTGTGATGAGGAGCAAGGCACTGCAAAGGGCAATGACTAGAAAATATGCTTCAAAGGTGTACTTCTGACCTGAACTATAATGCTATTACAAATACACCCATCTGAGTGGCAATGCACTGCAGCAGTGGAGCCAAGGTACAGGGCTCATAAATCCCCTATTACATGGATATTCAAATTCTTCTTTGGGAGGTGTAGAATACATCTACTATAGCCAGTGGGTTGTAGTAGACCTGGCCAATCAGACCTGGTGCCAGCCCTTAGAATCtgtttttcacaagaaaaatcctTCTCTGAAATACGAGTTCTTTTCTGTATACAACTTGCAGTTCAAAATGCATGTAAGGTCTCTTTAGCTGTGTGATTTGCAGTGTTGTTTTTGTAGTGTGATGGCCTAAGGGTATGAGAAAGGAAGATCCGTAACAAGAGGTAACAGCTTTTATTAGACTAGACGGAAGTGGGAACATTTCCAGGCACACAGGGTATGGAGAAAAGCTTTTATGCTTAAAACATTTAACAATTTTGTAAGCTGCAAAGACATTCAGATGAAAGCAAATGTTAAATGACACTATTGGAACACATGTTAGCTGGATATGGGAAGACTAGAATAagtcctggaaaaaaaatctagcttttatttttagaaaataaactttCTTCTCCACTCCAGCTACTTCTCTTGTAGACAAAGTTTTGTCTAGAAACTACTTAACCAGCATCAAAAAATTTCTTGTATATAACTGCTGGCATCtcttaaaacaaacttcatgacTGTTCAGCACGTGTTAGGCCCGAGTCTCCTGGATTTCTCAAAATCTAAACAGATTGTAACCGTGTTTGGTTTCCCTGCATCATGAGGTGGGAAAAACATGTTCTGTCTGGGCACAGTGCTTGTGTCAAGAACCATTGCAAGGGGGTGCTTTATGCATCAAGTTAACAGCATATTAACTGAGATATTTCATGTGATATGGAAAGAATCTCATTCTGTTCAAATAGGAAACATCACCAGGATGAAACATCTGCTCCTTTTATGCATAGCTTTTGTTTCTAGACCCTTGCTACAAAAGCAATATGCAGAtgtgttttaagaaaagaaaccatgtgtcttaaaattaattttcagtgttCCTAACTGTTAAATTTATGTCTCCTTTCCTCCATGATTAGATTTGTTGGCTACCCAAATTCAAGCCTATGTTTTGGCCAGTGGATTACACTAGTTTAAGAACTGGTAAATCACAGCTCTTAAACACGTGCTTAATTGGAAGCACACACTCCAGTACTATGACTTCAGTTAAAGTAAATGAGTAAATCCTGGGCTGCCTGGCGGCTGTGGGGCTGATGAGGTGCAGTACTGGACACTCTTATTTCTCACTAGCAGGCAGAGTATTTGCACAGTGCTGGTTGGTCTACAGTCTTGTGACCAAGACTGCCAgtgagaaaaggaaggctctgcagaggcagcagaggaagCAAAGTCATTTCCACACTGCAAGCAAGTAACGGGGAAAAGCATCAATGTTTTTGCCTATACTCTCAAACTGGGCAAAAGAGGAAGCAGCAGCCATGCCAGCTTTGTGCCTCTCACACCCTGGCGGTTTTGTAAATTCAGCAGAGACCCTGGCTTGCAAACAGGCCCTGCCGCACTGGAGCTGACTTGCTGGCGTCATCTAACAGAATAAGTCACACCAGATAAAGTTCCTGGCTGCTTTAGGATGAGAAAAGGTGGACTGGGTGAGCAAGCGTTGTGCCACAAGGGTCCACCAAACAGATACAGAGCCGGCAGGAGTTTTAGGTTTACAGTTTCATCAGGTGAAAAATGGATGAAGTTCGGAAAtgctttaggaggaaaaaaaatcccagccagTCTGTTTGGCTTTGGCCATCTATGAGTGATCTTTTGCATTTACCATCTTTCAGGACAGTTCAGCTCCAATGCAGGCAGGGGTATTTCAGAAAAAGCATACTGGTGGCATTTCCTTGCCACTGCCCTGCGGCTGGAGCAGAACAAGAGGAAGGATGAGGGAAGCCAGACAAGAGCCTCCTGGCAGCTCCTATCCAGACCTCCCAAAATGTCACTTGGAGGAGATGTGACAGCCTTACCCTCCTTACTCGTCACTTCCTGGGACTCTTTGAGGGAGCAGGTCATCTGGCCTCTAGATTGACCTTTGTACTCGCAACCAGCCCTACAACTCTGTAGGAACATGTTAATTTTTGGGATTCTTTATTTTCAAGCATTGATCTCCCAGACTACAAGATATTACCCCAATCCACAGGCAGAGGTAATCATTAGAAAACTACTGACTGTGCTCTCAGCATAGGATAAAAATGCAAACCATTGTGTTTCTGTAATATACGTTAATCCTGTTTTTTATAAAACTATTTCTACATGGAAGCAACTTATTTTTATGATGCAAAGGATGACTTCTTTTTAGGCTAATTATTATAACCTGGTTCTACTGTTCTTAAAGAATCTGAATCTGCATATTCAGGGACAATATAATCTAATTTTTTAGGGTAACAATTTTctacaatttaattttcttacagGGAGTGTTGTAAATAGTATCACTCATTTTACATGTTTCAAAAAATATCCTTTATCCTTTAGTAGAGGTTCCTGTCCTTCCTTCTCATTCCCAATGAACCTCTTTTCAGCAGAGTGGGAAATTCACTGGTTTTGCTAGGGAGGCAGTGAAAGGATTGACTAAATATCAAAGACATACCCAGTTCTGAAATGAGTCATGCTTCTACTGTCTCTGTGCCTCCCAGTTCACTGCACCCAGTTTCATTGCTGGATGAGACCCACAGGCCCGTCAAATATGCCACTACAATAATAAGGAGGAATTACTGCTTGATGGGCTGGGAGATTTCCCTTTTTGTAAGTGTTAGCCATTACCAAGTCACTCATAATGGAAGTTGTGATAATAGCTTCTGACATTTTCTAGGAGTTTAATGGTTTGCACAAATAGTGACTGTTACCCTGCTATGGGGAACTGGGAAGGAGAAGATGTgccctatttttctttaaagaaacaaaaaaaaaagaagaaagagagaaaatgaagggGTTAGTATCTTGAAATACTTCTAGTGACCAGTAATCACATTCAGCACAAATCCTTTTTACATACATGTGAGTAGCTGTGACAGGATTTAACGCTTGTCCCAAGGACAACAGCATGAGTTCTACTACAAGCAGCAGGAGCttatttttaactattaaaaaattataatcacAAGAAAAGATCTGTTACAGCCAATGTGAGCTTTTCCCAAAAAGTAGAGACCAGAACTGACTCCACCTTGAAGCCAAAGAGACTTGAAGTACATTAATTGCTTAAAGAGAAAGCAAcgtttttaaaaatatctgaagtcaaacaggcttttttttttttttttttggtagaagaaaagctttctgttttatataaatatgtctGTCAAGATATTTCCTTCTGGGAAAATGAACTGTAACACACAGTACTCCAGCTAAGTCCAGAGGAAGTTGTGTAGGTTCTGGCCTACCAAGATAAGAAACGTGAGGAACACAGCCAACAATAAGAGTTACAGTGAGTAGACGTGGTGGTAACTGGCGTGCAGGGGACAGATACGCTATTTGAAATCTCAGTATTTAGTCTCCTTAATGTGGATTTTGACTTTGCGTTACCATATTTTAACAGTTATTTTGTAGAGGGGAGTGTTAACTGTGTTTACTTCCACACTTTCAAAAGCAGATTATATTATTTGCTTAGAAGATTGAATTCTTCATTGCTGAAAGTAACGTGGGTTTAGGATCCTAATTGCAAGCACTTGGGCTCAAGAATATTGGACTTGGAAAATGAATCAACCTTGCAGCCTCTTGTGGAGAGAACTGAGGCAggacattaatttctctgtgctCATCTACTCATCACTTACTTACCATTGCTTCATCCTCAGGCCCCCCGAACTTGAAACAGAGGGTTGCCAGTTCACGTGAGCTGGGGATTTCAATTTTAATGTTGTacagagagaaaaggaattaATTCAGGACACAACTAATGAAGACCCTAAACTGTGTTAGGAAGCAAGACGGGCTTGGTGGTGTGTTGCTGCAGTGGAGAGGccccacagcagcactgcagctgcccTCCAGTTTGCAGAATCGGCTGTGGCACTGTCATGTCTGCAGGCTGAGAAGAAAGATTGTCCTCACTTTCCTGGTCAGGGGTTGGTCCTCTAGAAACCCTCAGCACTGAAAAAGCCCTTGCACCTTATCAAGATTTCTTGATGTCAGTAGAAGTGTGAGAAACACTGATAAAAATGACTCATCCTTGCCTGTATGAGGATTAGTAGGAAGATTTTCggattttaaaaagcacagtcaTCTTACTGGAAAGTATCAGATGCAATTTTACTTGTTTTGTTcacctttttttgctttgcattaaATTTCTAAAGCAAAGTAAATTCATTCCACCAGTTAAAACTGAGGACTGACACTTTCTTTTAAGATTTATTCTGTATCTTTATCACCCTCATTTCTTGGTCTCCCCTCTGGTCGCTCCCTGGAAGGACCCAGCGGTCCTCCACAACTGGGAGGGGGAAAACAGTTTAGGGCTACCCCTGACAAGGGGCAGGCATGGGTTGGAAGGGGTGAGGACTGGCAGGATGCAGCAGTCCGTGGGTGCTGGCTCCCCATGAGCAGTTCCTGATCCCCTCTCCAGCCCACACCCCTCAACCCTGATGTCAGTCTGCCTGCTCCACCACAGCCACCGCTGCAACTTCCCTATGGCTGCTCTGAAGCAGTTCACAGCTGTCCGTCCTAGCAACAAGGGCTAATCCTGGATGATTAGCCCACAGGCTTTTGTcctgttttgctttgggttttttctctgttttgggtttgcttttttttcccccctccaatttaaaaatgaagtaaagcCAGAGCTGACAGAACAGGGCAAACCCATGGAAGAATTGTTTTGGACAGCTGTAGTTGACTGTGACttgtgaataattttttccaGAGTAAAGTCTGGAATAAGCATTCTTCAGTTCTGCTGTAGCTATTCTGAAGTTTCATGTGGAATACAAGGCATTTGAGCCCAATCCCATAAATCCACTCCAGAAAACAGACTCTGCGTAGATGAAACCCTATCACTTTTAGGGCAGTTTCCCAAAAAGTGCAGCACAGCACATGTAAACAAGGTGCTGTGAGACTAGCCGTGAGAACAGCCACAACTGTGACTGGGACCGGTGCTGCACAGCACTGGTGCATGAGTCTGATGAGAAAAGTCATGAAACTTTTTGGCCTACAAGCAGTCCCATCTTGGAAGGGTTTTGTTTCATCTATGTTAAATTTTTGACTGGGATTTGAGATTTCACATTCACTATTTtattcatttccatttgaaaataatACATGTTAAAAACTATATTTTGCTACATTTGTTTAACTTGTAGAAAAATACTTACTGGAGGAAATACCAGAGGGTTTCAGTTAGCCAGGGGCATAATATACAGCTGACCTGGTAACACGATGGTGATAAAATACAGATTGCTCCAAAATGTTACAATggcaaggagaagagagaggatcTTCTGACTCTTCCGTTTTCTTCCTTTACCTTAAAGACTCTttacctttctttaaaaagtaagaataaaacaaagataTATTggtttcctattttctttttcctttttatttgttcagCAACTATGTCTGTTCCAGGGTCCCCATCTTTAAATGGGTCTTCTAGACATTGTCTCagtacaaataatttttattaccTCACAGTTGGCCAAAAAGTAATTGAAATCAAATGCTGGATTATAACCTGCTGTCCGTCATCTCTGAGATCTTTCTTTCAAGTATAGTTCGTTTTTCTTTCCGTTCCCTCTGCGAACCCAATAGCAGTTTACTGATAAGCAGCATGCTCATAAAGAGCTGAAACACTGCCTTGCCAAAATACATGTACATTCACCTACAATTCTTACACTTGTCTATAATCTCACTTTGCCCTCTAGTGcccattctgttttttttcctgcactgcaaAGTACCTTGTTGACTGAAATAtgtcaaaacatatttttatttggcAATGAGATTTTTAAGGATAgttatgaactaaaaaaaaagcttaatggTATGAGTTTCTGAAAAATTAGTGGGCCATGAATTAACATATTCCCACTGCAGGCAAGGGAGGCAATAAAAACTGGGATCCTTAATGAGagaacagctgaaaatatttcatgCTATTTCCAAGCATAAGTTTCAGTAAAAGTaagtttcagtaaaaataaggCCATTTCAGTAACAGTTTACTGCATTGCAGAAGCCACCTAAGATATCAGAACCAGAAAGGTAAGTAGGCTGAATGTCCTTTTATTGTACAGGCTTGAAGAAGtgcaaaaaacaaagcagcagcggaaataaaatttgaaacaGTCTCACAGTGGGGCCATTTCAAGTGCTGTTAGTTACAAAGCTCAAATACACATTTTGCTGAAACATTTGTGGCAGGGTGTCACCAGGCGGAAAAATGGCTCTGAtagtttgctctgtttctttGGTCTTTTCTATTGTTCTGGATCATGGTGAAGTTGTtagctggttttatttctggtatttcagcttCAGACCTGATACCCATGTCTCTCGTCACTTCTTTAGCTTGCATCTACGAGTGGTAGAGTATGTACGCCCTGCAAAAGAGACCTGTGTCATAGATACGGTACCTGAGATCTGGTGTACCATTGCTATTGTTAACAGTCAATTTTTTGTTTAGACGTACCTTTTTATTATCACCCCTTTGAATGATACTCTTCTGAATGGCTGGAGATGAGGGAAAGCGTTAAAGTGGTTCCTCACCTGATGCTTAAACCAACCTCTAGCAATTTCAGCCCTCTGGGACTAACATCACCCTCTCTTGGGAGCCACAGCCACgatctttctcctctgcttctctaTGCTAGACCCAGAAGCCTGTGGCAAATGTACATCAGCCTTGGCCAcaggaaatagctttttttttttaagttgttggggtttttttaccaaaTTTTTACCAATATTCATTAGGTAACAGAGCTTGGATATAACTCTGTTTTCCCCCTTACTAACATACAGTAAGTGACTAGGGAAAACACAACCATTGAAATGGACTTACCCATTACCCAGGGACAATTTCCCAAGGGTAAAATCCAGGCTTGACCTCACAGAAATTAGTGCATTTTTGCCCAGTTTGTTGCaagtttttttaaagcatttgattaTATTGCAATTATTACTCAAGGCTATGTGGTTTGGAGGCGAAATTCATTGGAATACCAAGGACTATATGTTTCTGTGGATCAATTTATGAGCAAAGGGAAAGAGGCGGAAAATTTCATGcagcaataaaacacagcactgaaTGGTGATGTTTGAGATTGCAGTAGCCAGGATGAATACGTCCATGAGCAAGTAGGATGTGCCACAGGCAGATGTGGCTTTAGGGTACTTTTATGTAGAGAAGTTATTTCAAATAAGCTTGTGAAAGAAGGTAAAGTGAATTGGAAACacagtaggaaggaaaaaaagcctttccccCCAAATAGTTAGAGGAGGCAAAGATACTTCAATTAAAAGTAACAATGTCCAAATGAGAAGTTATTGCAGAAGCCATAGCTACTGCAAACAATACCCTATGTAGACAAATCCTTCTAGAATTACTTTACCTCTTTAAACAAAGCAAATGTTAGAATGactcaaatgtaaaaaaaaaaaaacattcttggAAAAGAACATACAAACTTTGAAAGAATAATGAATAGTCTTAACCAGGAccacttaaataaaaaatttactACTTTATTTTTGACGCAGTGTCAATCAGTACAAATCTAGCAATTCCTGTAAGGTGAGGGATGTGTAGTCCATTCACAGATATATGATTCTCTATATGTAGGTGAAATAGAGATGGAAAGTAGCAACACATTTTCTCAGCAGAAAACACCATAGGATGACACTGTTTGTCATAAGATTACAATCCCTTCCTATGGAGTAACCCTCACTGAAAAGTCATATAGATTAATTTATAGCTAGTGTAGATACCTTGATTACCAAGGGAAAAATTTACTTACATTGAATAATGCAttacatttgcaaaaataaatttcagcaacATAATTACTTAAATACAACCAAAATGAACTAGAAGCACTGCCACAAGATAGATCATAgaacaaataataaatataaatatttttaaagctaagtTATGTCAGGTCAAAATCTTTGTACCTTAGTTGTTAAGCTTCCTTATGACTTTATCAATCAGTTGAAGACATCTTCTCATTTCTGCACGGCTGATCTCCCAGGAGCACAGGTTGTgttttttgtctttaagaaaaCAGTCTATTttttggaaatactttttcagTTTCAGCCTGTTGACTTCTTTACTCCAAAAGTAATGGATCTGCTTCTTGATTACACATGCCTCCAATTGCTCAATTTGCTGATAAAGTCCATTTTGGAATTGTTCTAAAGCTGTCCCATCCCAAGCAGCTAGAGTCAGATTTTTGCTAAAGATATAGAAGATGTGTTGGAAGATCTCTTCAATGACCACTTTGACAGTCTCTTTCTGTCTGGGCTTTAGAACCTGCTCAGGAAATCTGAAGGACATTTTCTCTTTTAGACATTGTTGAGGAAACTTTTCGCCCATTTTGTCCAAAAGTTGCAGGCTGTTCTCGATCACTTTTCTTTGCTGTAAATGAAGGTGATTACACTGAAGACTGGAGATGGTGGTGGTGCACAATAGTATGAGGCCAATTTGTGTCAAGCCAAGAGCGTTCATGATAAAGATAAGCTCTTATGTTCCTCCTTTTCTGTGTATAAATTCTGAGAGACAGGCTGGGATGCTTAGAAGGTCATTCGTAGGCTCCTGTTTCTTCAAAATCTTGAAATTTAATTATTCTGTAGGAGAagttttctttcatcattttttggtttttaaggtTTTCCCCCTTG from Aptenodytes patagonicus chromosome Z, bAptPat1.pri.cur, whole genome shotgun sequence harbors:
- the LOC143173117 gene encoding LOW QUALITY PROTEIN: interferon epsilon-like (The sequence of the model RefSeq protein was modified relative to this genomic sequence to represent the inferred CDS: deleted 2 bases in 1 codon; substituted 2 bases at 2 genomic stop codons), coding for MTFXASQPVSQNLYRKGGTXELIFIMNALGLTQIGLILLCTTTISSLQCNHLHLQQRKVIENSLQLLDKMGEKFPQQCLKEKMSFRFPEQVLKPRQKETVKVVIEEIFQHIFYIFSKNLTLAAWDGTALEQFQNGLYQQIEQLEACVIKKQIHYFWSKEVNRLKLKKYFQKIDCFLKDKKHNLCSWEISRAEMRRCLQLIDKVIRKLNN